The Cellulophaga sp. L1A9 genome window below encodes:
- a CDS encoding shikimate kinase produces MKIVLIGYMGSGKTTIGKLLSKKLNINFIDLDEHIESKLNTSVSDIFKDRGEIYFRKMEHKYVQELMEEKKSFILSTGGGTPCYANNLALIQTHTKQDFYLKLSIPSLVKRLINEKESRPLVQNIAENDLPEFIGKHLFERNNFYLQANTIIVCDNKNPEEIVAEIMQQLK; encoded by the coding sequence ATGAAAATAGTACTTATCGGTTACATGGGAAGTGGAAAAACAACAATTGGAAAATTGCTTTCTAAGAAATTGAATATCAATTTTATAGACCTGGATGAACATATCGAATCTAAATTAAATACAAGCGTTTCAGATATTTTTAAAGACCGTGGAGAGATCTATTTTCGGAAAATGGAGCATAAATATGTTCAAGAACTAATGGAAGAAAAAAAATCATTTATTTTATCTACAGGGGGAGGAACACCTTGTTATGCGAATAATTTAGCATTAATTCAAACGCATACAAAACAGGATTTTTACCTAAAATTATCAATTCCTAGTTTAGTAAAACGTTTAATAAATGAAAAAGAAAGCCGACCATTAGTTCAAAACATCGCAGAAAATGATTTGCCAGAGTTTATAGGGAAGCATTTATTTGAAAGAAATAATTTTTACCTGCAAGCCAATACTATCATTGTTTGTGATAATAAAAACCCTGAAGAAATTGT